ACGACAAGCTTATGACCTGTCGTTAGAGATATAACTGTATCAGGATTAGCTTCAACTGTCTCTATCAAACTACTGTTTAGAACATATTCTTCACCATTTAATCTAGATACTTTTATCATAAAAGCCTCCGTTAACGCTTAAGATTAACAAGCTCTTCAAGCATCTGGTCAGTAGTTGAAATGATACGAGAGTTAGCTTGGAAGCCTCTTTGAGTTACTATCATATTTGTAAATTCTTTACCTAAATCAACATTTGACATTTCTAATGCACCA
This is a stretch of genomic DNA from Acetoanaerobium sticklandii. It encodes these proteins:
- a CDS encoding flagellar FlbD family protein, whose product is MIKVSRLNGEEYVLNSSLIETVEANPDTVISLTTGHKLVVRESVDEIIDKVIKYSALVNAAIKVIQSEV